Proteins encoded within one genomic window of Corvus hawaiiensis isolate bCorHaw1 chromosome 9, bCorHaw1.pri.cur, whole genome shotgun sequence:
- the LOC125330468 gene encoding cytochrome P450 4B1-like, producing MASLLDNIARPSAVVLQLSVLLGVIFVLLKVLQFYRERKKLTKALEAFPGPPKHWLYGHNHLIHSENFLHQILSWGEEYPYAFPRWFGPVLPSLVVHHPEYAKSILGRTDPKASLPYRFLIPWIGKGLLILEGSKWFQHRKMLTPAFHYDVLKSYVTLMSDSVKVMLDKWDKRIKERKSVELFQDVSLMTLDSIMKCAFSFNSNCQTQSNSHSYIRAVYDLSCLLNKRIQTFSFKDVFYDLTRKGREFQDACKLAHTHTDQVIQERKMLLSNERELEKIQKKRHLDFLDILLCSKDANGVGLSDEDLRAEVDTFMFEGHDTTASGISWLFYCMSLHPEHQQRCREEIQGILGDRDTIEWEDLGKMTYTTMCIKESLRLFPPVPGVSRQLSKPVTFPDGRSLPAGCQIGLNIFAIHRNRDVWEDPEVYDPLRFSPENSTQRHSHAFLPFSAGSRNCIGQQFAMNEMKVALALTLLHFELRPDPSKLPIMVPQIILRSSNGIHLHLKKIF from the exons ATGGCATCTCTGCTGGACAACATAGCCAGACCTTCTGCTGTCGTCCTGcagctgtctgtgctgcttGGTGTAAtctttgtgctgctgaaggTGCTCCAGTTCTACCGGGAGAGGAAGAAACTCACCAAAGCTCTGGAGGCATTCCCTGGCCCCCCAAAACACTGGCTCTATGGCCACAATCACCTG ATACATTCTGAAAATTTTTTACATCAGATACTGTCATGGGGAGAAGAATATCCCTATGCCTTTCCCAGATGGTTTGGACCAGTCTTGCCTTCTCTAGTTGTCCATCATCCTGAATATGCCAAAAGCATACTTGGCCGAACAG ATCCCAAGGCTAGTCTACCCTACAGATTCCTAATTCCCTGGATTG ggaaggggctgctgaTCTTGGAAGGAAGCAAATGGTTCCAGCACCGGAAGATGCTCACCCCAGCTTTTCATTATGATGTTCTGAAATCTTATGTGACCCTGATGTCAGACTCCGTCAAAGTGATGCTG GATAAATGGGACAAGCGTATCAAGGAGAGGAAGTCAGTGGAGCTCTTTCAAGATGTCAGCTTGATGACACTAGACAGCATCATGAAATGTGCCTTCAGCTTTAATTCCAACTGTCAGACTCAGAG CAACTCCCACTCTTACATTAGAGCTGTTTATGACCTGAGCTGCCTCCTGAACAAAAGAATCCAGACTTTTTCTTTCAAGGATGTCTTCTACGACCTGACTCGCAAAGGCCGTGAGTTTCAGGATGCCTGCAAGCTGGCCCATACCCACACAG ATCAGGTAatacaagaaagaaagatgTTGCTCTCCAACGAGAGGGAACTTGAAAAGATCCAGAAGAAGAGACACCTGGATTTTCTGGACATTCTGCTTTGTAGCAAG GATGCAAATGGAGTTGGATTGTCCGATGAGGACCTGCGTGCTGAGGTGGACACCTTCATGTTTGAGGGTCACGATACCACGGCCAGTGGGATCTCCTGGCTCTTCTACTGCATGTCATTGCACCCTGAGCACCAGCAACGGTGCAGGGAGGAGATCCAGGGAATCCTGGGAGATCGAGATACCATTGAGTG GGAGGACCTTGGGAAGATGACCTACACCACGATGTGCATCAAGGAGAGCTTGCGCCTGTTCCCACCAGTTCCTGGTGTGTCCCGACAGCTCTCCAAACCCGTCACATTTCCTGATGGACGCAGCTTGCCAGCAG GCTGCCAGATTGGACTGAACATATTTGCTATTCACAGGAACCGGGATGTCTGGGAGGACCCCGAG GTTTATGATCCCCTGAGGTTTTCTCCAGAGAACTCAACACAGAGGCACTCCCAtgctttcctgcctttctctgctggaTCCAG GAACTGCATCGGGCAGCAGTTTGCCATGAATGAGATGAAGGTGGCGCTGGCCTTGACCCTGCTCCACTTCGAGCTCCGCCCAGACCCATCCAAGCTTCCCATAATGGTACCACAGATCATCCTCAGGTCCAGCAACGGGATACACCTGCATTTGAAGAAGATCTTCTGA